The Sphingopyxis fribergensis genome contains a region encoding:
- a CDS encoding FecR family protein has product MTQSARKSVDEMAAEWVARMDTGIWSNADDEQLGKWLREDEQHEGALVHAQALWTVIALDRSELQDEPRGSARRFDRRKFLLGTGGALAASVVGSLYLFNSDMGYATDVGETRRVALTDGSIAAINTDSKLDVKIVENERRIKIEKGEAWFQVTKDPQRPFIVEAGEVRVRAVGTAFSVRRRGDGAEILVSEGVVEAWAVGTRTKSVRLPAGSKIRIRNNGSVDGRSSEEQVIERALAWRSGKIDLAGTRVDAAIAEMNRYNRRQIVLGDPILAAERIDGVFQTNDPEGFARVIAGSFSRSVDIANSNEIRILPH; this is encoded by the coding sequence ATGACCCAGTCGGCACGAAAATCAGTCGATGAGATGGCAGCCGAATGGGTTGCGCGGATGGACACCGGCATTTGGAGCAATGCAGATGACGAGCAACTTGGAAAGTGGTTGAGGGAAGACGAGCAGCACGAGGGCGCGCTTGTTCACGCGCAGGCACTATGGACGGTGATCGCTTTGGACCGCTCGGAATTGCAGGACGAGCCTCGCGGCTCAGCTCGCCGGTTTGACCGGCGAAAATTTCTGCTCGGCACGGGGGGAGCTCTCGCCGCCTCCGTCGTCGGTAGTCTCTATCTGTTCAATTCGGATATGGGCTATGCAACGGACGTTGGAGAAACCCGCAGAGTTGCTCTGACCGACGGTTCGATCGCCGCGATAAACACCGACAGCAAGCTCGACGTCAAGATTGTGGAGAACGAACGTCGGATCAAGATCGAAAAAGGCGAAGCATGGTTTCAAGTTACCAAGGACCCGCAGCGCCCCTTTATTGTCGAAGCGGGCGAAGTCCGCGTGCGCGCAGTTGGGACGGCGTTCTCGGTACGCCGCCGCGGCGACGGCGCTGAAATTCTTGTAAGCGAAGGCGTGGTAGAGGCGTGGGCGGTCGGAACCAGAACGAAAAGCGTACGATTGCCCGCAGGCTCGAAAATCCGGATCAGAAACAATGGCTCGGTAGATGGCCGATCGTCGGAAGAACAGGTGATCGAACGAGCGCTTGCCTGGCGATCGGGCAAGATCGATTTGGCCGGTACACGCGTTGACGCGGCCATTGCAGAAATGAACCGCTACAATCGGCGTCAGATTGTGCTGGGTGATCCGATCCTTGCGGCTGAACGGATTGACGGCGTTTTTCAGACCAATGATCCTGAGGGCTTTGCTCGCGTAATTGCCGGCAGTTTTTCGCGTTCGGTCGATATCGCAAATTCCAACGAAATTCGGATTCTGCCGCACTGA
- a CDS encoding FecR family protein has translation MKRQEAIEDQALDWLIRRNGEDWSEDERVKLDTWLEESMAHKAAFWRVDHLWQQADRIKALGIDPHSEIKGPQPARLRWPAAIAASLIAAIGIGGISLGLKFVDSPPTRTQLAQPARFDTPIGGRRVVPLVDGSKVELNTQTVLRTAVNETRREVWLDSGEAFFEVAHREGEPFVIHAGRQTITVLGTKFSVRRDRDRVIVNVLEGRVRVDDGDGQMAHAAIITAGDTAISRGISTLIAPRSEERVENALAWRDGMLSFDQAPLSDVVAEFNRYNRTRLVVTDAQASHIPIGGSFQASSVDSFTRLLRDAYGLKIQRDGQTVIISSQ, from the coding sequence ATGAAGCGGCAGGAAGCGATCGAGGACCAGGCGCTCGACTGGCTTATCCGTCGCAACGGCGAGGACTGGAGCGAGGATGAGCGGGTCAAGCTGGACACGTGGCTCGAAGAATCCATGGCGCACAAGGCGGCGTTCTGGCGGGTCGATCATCTGTGGCAGCAGGCGGACCGGATCAAGGCGCTCGGCATCGATCCGCATTCCGAGATCAAAGGACCGCAACCCGCGCGTCTGCGGTGGCCGGCCGCGATCGCGGCGAGCCTCATCGCGGCCATCGGCATTGGTGGAATCTCGCTCGGCCTGAAGTTTGTTGATTCGCCGCCGACACGAACGCAACTGGCGCAGCCGGCACGCTTCGATACGCCAATCGGCGGCCGTCGCGTGGTCCCGCTCGTCGATGGCAGCAAGGTCGAACTCAATACGCAGACCGTCCTGCGGACCGCTGTCAACGAGACGAGGCGGGAAGTCTGGCTCGACTCCGGCGAGGCGTTCTTCGAGGTTGCGCACCGCGAGGGCGAGCCGTTCGTGATTCATGCCGGCCGCCAGACCATCACGGTCTTGGGCACGAAGTTCTCGGTCCGCCGAGATAGGGACCGGGTGATAGTCAATGTGCTCGAGGGCCGGGTCCGGGTCGATGATGGCGACGGTCAGATGGCGCATGCAGCGATCATCACCGCGGGCGACACGGCGATCTCACGCGGCATTTCCACGCTCATCGCTCCAAGATCTGAAGAGCGTGTCGAGAACGCGCTGGCGTGGCGTGATGGCATGCTGAGCTTCGACCAGGCACCGCTGAGTGACGTAGTCGCCGAATTCAACCGCTACAATCGCACCCGGCTAGTCGTTACAGATGCGCAGGCCAGCCATATCCCGATCGGCGGCAGTTTTCAGGCGTCCAGCGTCGATTCCTTCACCCGGCTTCTGCGCGATGCCTATGGTCTCAAAATTCAGCGCGATGGCCAGACGGTGATAATCTCAAGTCAGTAG
- a CDS encoding RNA polymerase sigma factor produces the protein MIDDDNLNAWFVREVLPLERTLTSYLRRNWRVPEDVAELRQDIYESILIGARRTLPSNTRAYVYTVARNRLINHAKRARIVPIEAIADLDSVNRGADFGLFEAERTLTARDELRRTREGIDKLPPKCREVILLQKVDGMTDREAAEHLGIGIETVRRQIKLGMKALFDHMAGGTGKIVRKAYPRRSDHEVVP, from the coding sequence ATGATCGACGATGACAACCTCAATGCCTGGTTCGTGCGGGAGGTGCTCCCTCTTGAGCGGACGTTGACGTCCTACCTTCGTCGCAACTGGAGGGTGCCTGAAGACGTGGCAGAGTTGAGGCAGGACATCTACGAGAGCATACTGATCGGCGCGCGCCGGACGCTGCCGTCGAACACACGTGCCTACGTCTATACAGTCGCGCGCAACCGCCTCATTAACCATGCCAAGCGCGCGCGGATCGTGCCAATCGAGGCAATCGCCGACCTCGACAGCGTCAACCGGGGCGCAGACTTCGGCCTGTTCGAGGCCGAGCGGACGCTGACCGCCCGCGATGAGTTGCGCCGCACTAGGGAAGGCATCGACAAGCTGCCACCCAAATGCCGTGAAGTGATCCTCCTGCAGAAGGTCGACGGCATGACCGACCGGGAGGCGGCCGAGCATCTCGGCATCGGGATCGAAACGGTCCGGCGCCAGATCAAGCTCGGGATGAAAGCTCTATTTGATCATATGGCGGGCGGCACGGGCAAGATCGTGCGTAAGGCCTATCCCCGTCGGAGCGACCATGAGGTGGTGCCATGA
- a CDS encoding RNA polymerase sigma factor: MPKFQVSTFSLAPRRISVSFAGALLLWAPSILSQLLHSEQSYCKRFATDVVLAHRHWDAMPTNSTDLSSLLLTERPTLMRLVGRIAGQESAEDITQKLWFKIQKVRDDPPISNKRAYLFRLAANEARDYRKHETRQRALHTEAHFILWEEEGTPSPEHGLLAADALRRVADAAELLPEPTKRIFHLNRFADVPQRAIAAQLGLSSTTVENHIKRALRLLAAARDGGGSHE; this comes from the coding sequence TTGCCAAAATTCCAAGTTTCCACCTTTTCACTCGCGCCAAGACGCATCTCGGTTTCTTTTGCCGGCGCCCTGCTCTTGTGGGCGCCCAGCATTCTGTCGCAGTTGCTCCATTCAGAGCAATCTTATTGCAAACGATTCGCAACCGACGTAGTTCTGGCCCATCGCCATTGGGACGCCATGCCAACAAACTCAACCGATCTATCGAGCCTGCTGCTGACCGAACGCCCCACTCTGATGCGACTGGTGGGCCGGATTGCCGGTCAGGAAAGCGCGGAAGACATCACTCAGAAGCTTTGGTTCAAAATCCAGAAGGTCCGGGACGATCCGCCGATCAGCAACAAGCGCGCCTATCTGTTTCGCCTCGCGGCCAACGAGGCGCGTGACTATCGAAAACATGAAACGCGGCAGCGCGCGCTTCATACCGAGGCCCATTTCATTCTTTGGGAAGAAGAGGGTACGCCATCGCCGGAGCACGGCCTGCTAGCGGCCGATGCGTTGCGCAGGGTTGCCGATGCAGCGGAACTTTTGCCCGAACCGACCAAGCGCATTTTCCATCTGAACCGGTTTGCCGACGTTCCGCAGCGCGCCATCGCCGCTCAGCTCGGCCTCAGCAGCACAACCGTCGAGAACCATATCAAGCGCGCCCTTCGCCTCCTCGCGGCGGCTCGCGACGGTGGTGGCAGCCACGAATGA
- a CDS encoding TonB-dependent receptor, with the protein MTGSRNAIFLASAALIAVMPAPANAQTRTFNVPAQAADAGIAALGRQADIQIVAARRYTTGLRTNEVRGSMSVSDALSKLLVGTGLVVRSTGPRTFMVVPAPAVTQLSPASSAEASTSGSSEDSAEIVVTGSHIRGAPSISPVTSITREDARQSGQTDLGQIIRDLPQNFAGGQNPTISASGQGGFTNVSGSSALNLRGLGPDASLTLINGHRVAFDAISQGIDISAIPLAAIERIDVVADGASALYGSDAVAGVANITLRRDIDSIITSARLGAATDGGAVTRQYNIVAGSSWRSGGFMLAADYQDSSEITARQRSYTGNVAPDATLIPAQDQISLVTAGRQAITDAISFEFDGHYMHRSTSRCLIAVVASSCYAQGSVVESKADSWSVSPALKIELPSGWNARLSGTYSKSDTDVVTRVFTAGNETYRALPKYSNELKSVELSAEGSLFSLPGGEARLAVGVGYRSNKLTIDSRAVVGGVERTTEALTESRDVAFGYGELSLPLVAPTNDISFVNKLHIIGALRYEDHHDINRVTTPKLGLVYSPYEGIEFKGSWGKSFKVPNLYQTGQLTNAQLVPSSRYNPLPPTNLPVLYLFGGNPDLAPERATTWTASVQLTPAFLDGFKAEIGYFNIRYRNRVAAPVASSGRAFQPVYSEFIQLDPGSSDVLSAIDGITGVFTNLTTGAFNPDAVSAIFRNYLQNIAVQNLEGVDFSVSYRRDLGEYGQLSLKGSASYLDSTREIAPGLPLVDQAGIIFTPPHWRGRLGASWQGDNVVLSATATYVGTTEDNRLSPTVKVGSFTTLDAVATIRSAPNSGLFSNVEWQVGVQNLFNAKPEKIRATYAAEVQADSTNHSLYGRVINLTLTKKW; encoded by the coding sequence ATGACCGGAAGTCGCAATGCCATTTTTCTAGCCTCCGCCGCATTAATAGCGGTGATGCCTGCCCCCGCTAACGCGCAGACACGAACTTTCAATGTTCCCGCGCAAGCGGCAGATGCGGGAATTGCCGCTCTTGGCCGACAAGCGGATATCCAGATCGTTGCGGCCCGGCGCTACACGACGGGTCTACGCACGAACGAGGTCCGGGGCTCCATGTCGGTAAGCGATGCCCTTTCGAAGCTTCTTGTAGGAACTGGTCTTGTGGTCCGTTCGACGGGTCCACGCACATTCATGGTGGTGCCGGCGCCGGCTGTGACGCAATTGTCGCCAGCCAGTAGCGCCGAGGCGAGCACTTCTGGCTCGAGTGAGGACAGCGCCGAAATTGTCGTAACAGGATCGCACATTCGGGGAGCCCCGTCCATTTCGCCCGTCACCTCGATCACGCGCGAGGACGCAAGACAGTCTGGCCAGACCGATCTCGGGCAAATCATCCGCGACCTGCCCCAGAACTTCGCCGGGGGCCAGAATCCGACCATTTCGGCGTCCGGCCAAGGAGGGTTCACCAACGTGTCCGGTTCGTCGGCACTCAATTTGCGTGGTCTGGGGCCGGATGCATCGCTGACATTGATAAATGGCCATCGGGTCGCCTTCGATGCAATCAGCCAGGGAATCGACATTTCGGCTATCCCGCTCGCTGCGATCGAGCGGATTGACGTCGTCGCCGATGGTGCATCGGCGCTCTACGGATCGGACGCCGTTGCCGGTGTTGCCAACATCACCCTGCGCCGGGACATCGACAGCATCATCACGTCTGCAAGGCTGGGAGCGGCGACCGATGGCGGTGCGGTTACGCGGCAGTATAACATCGTTGCAGGCTCATCCTGGCGGAGCGGAGGCTTCATGCTGGCGGCCGATTATCAGGATTCTTCCGAAATCACTGCGCGTCAGCGTTCTTACACGGGCAACGTCGCTCCCGACGCAACCCTGATACCCGCGCAGGACCAGATCAGTCTCGTAACGGCGGGGCGTCAGGCCATTACCGATGCGATCAGCTTTGAGTTTGACGGTCACTATATGCATCGCTCCACGTCGCGATGCTTGATCGCCGTCGTTGCGTCGAGCTGTTATGCGCAGGGAAGTGTCGTTGAATCGAAAGCGGATAGCTGGTCTGTATCCCCGGCGCTGAAAATTGAACTACCATCGGGTTGGAATGCCCGCTTGTCCGGAACGTACAGCAAGAGCGATACCGACGTTGTCACACGCGTATTTACGGCGGGCAATGAAACCTACCGCGCACTGCCGAAATACAGCAACGAACTGAAGTCGGTCGAACTCAGCGCCGAAGGATCGCTATTCTCCTTGCCGGGCGGCGAGGCAAGGCTAGCAGTCGGAGTTGGATATCGCTCCAACAAGCTGACCATCGATTCACGAGCCGTAGTCGGTGGCGTTGAGAGAACGACCGAAGCGCTCACGGAAAGCCGGGACGTGGCGTTCGGCTATGGCGAACTCTCCTTGCCACTGGTGGCGCCAACAAATGACATCAGCTTCGTAAACAAGCTGCATATTATCGGGGCCCTTCGATATGAGGACCATCATGATATCAATCGCGTGACCACGCCCAAGCTTGGCCTAGTCTATTCGCCGTACGAGGGTATCGAATTCAAGGGAAGCTGGGGCAAATCGTTCAAGGTTCCCAACCTGTATCAGACCGGTCAGTTAACCAACGCCCAGCTCGTTCCGAGCTCGCGATATAATCCCTTGCCCCCAACGAACCTTCCGGTGCTGTACCTATTTGGCGGCAACCCGGATTTGGCGCCAGAGCGCGCGACGACATGGACAGCCTCAGTCCAGCTCACGCCCGCATTTTTGGACGGTTTCAAAGCGGAGATCGGATACTTCAATATCCGCTACAGGAACCGCGTCGCGGCTCCAGTTGCCTCATCCGGGAGAGCATTCCAGCCCGTTTACAGCGAATTCATACAGTTAGATCCGGGTTCGTCAGACGTCCTGTCTGCCATTGACGGCATAACAGGCGTATTTACCAATTTGACAACCGGCGCTTTCAATCCCGATGCCGTTTCGGCAATCTTCCGGAACTATCTGCAGAATATTGCCGTACAGAATCTGGAGGGGGTCGATTTTTCTGTCAGCTATCGTCGAGACTTGGGGGAATATGGTCAACTTTCATTAAAGGGATCGGCCAGTTATCTCGACAGCACCCGGGAAATCGCACCCGGCCTACCACTGGTAGATCAGGCAGGAATCATCTTTACTCCCCCGCATTGGCGTGGACGACTGGGGGCAAGCTGGCAGGGGGATAATGTAGTCTTGTCCGCCACAGCCACCTATGTTGGAACAACGGAAGACAACCGTCTTTCGCCAACGGTCAAGGTTGGCTCATTCACGACACTCGACGCGGTGGCGACGATCCGCAGCGCACCGAATAGCGGGCTGTTTTCCAATGTCGAATGGCAGGTCGGAGTTCAGAATCTATTCAACGCCAAGCCCGAAAAAATTCGGGCCACCTATGCCGCCGAAGTACAGGCCGATTCGACAAATCACTCACTTTACGGTCGGGTCATCAATCTAACCCTGACGAAGAAGTGGTGA
- a CDS encoding FecR family protein — translation MFQTERALWRQLGSIESAFAPTPNPRRRLRLWLGKKRGRTPAVAASATAALLAVIMAPDLAIMMEADHRTATGEIREIELADGSKAILDTGSAIAVDFNAGTRNIRLLSGRAWFAVRHGDARPFRVAALDGVTEDIGTAFEVDRTSEHEVRVGVTEGLVEVSSPGSVHPLLLKAGNHARYAEGGMVRRIAGAPASATASWRDGELLIRNISVDAAITTLARYRRGNVFTFGETAGLARVSGTFRTDRPDDAIRTIASMRGLSVTRLPLGIMIVRSPGSD, via the coding sequence TTGTTTCAGACCGAGCGCGCCCTGTGGCGCCAACTTGGGTCGATCGAAAGCGCCTTTGCCCCAACTCCCAATCCCCGTCGCCGTCTGCGGCTCTGGCTCGGCAAGAAGCGTGGCCGCACTCCCGCCGTTGCCGCATCGGCTACCGCGGCTTTGCTTGCCGTCATCATGGCACCCGACCTTGCCATCATGATGGAGGCCGATCATCGTACGGCTACCGGAGAAATTCGTGAGATAGAGCTGGCCGACGGATCGAAGGCTATCCTCGATACAGGGTCCGCCATCGCCGTGGATTTCAACGCCGGCACGCGCAATATCAGATTGCTTTCGGGGCGCGCCTGGTTCGCCGTACGGCACGGCGATGCGCGCCCGTTCCGCGTAGCGGCGCTGGACGGCGTCACCGAAGATATAGGCACCGCCTTCGAGGTGGATCGAACAAGCGAGCATGAGGTCCGGGTCGGTGTGACCGAAGGCCTGGTCGAGGTCTCCTCGCCCGGCTCCGTGCACCCCCTCCTTCTTAAGGCCGGCAATCATGCGCGCTACGCCGAAGGCGGCATGGTCAGACGCATTGCCGGCGCGCCGGCTAGTGCGACCGCAAGCTGGCGGGATGGCGAGCTCCTCATTCGGAATATTTCGGTCGATGCGGCAATCACTACTCTCGCACGCTATCGGCGGGGCAACGTTTTCACCTTCGGGGAGACGGCCGGATTGGCCCGGGTCAGCGGGACATTCAGGACCGATCGTCCCGACGATGCGATCCGGACGATTGCCTCAATGCGCGGCCTTTCCGTTACGAGACTGCCGCTCGGCATAATGATCGTCCGGTCACCGGGGTCGGACTAA
- a CDS encoding Atxe2 family lasso peptide isopeptidase: protein MRQCLKSVRLLAAPVLCAIGQPALAEDGCETLPKTDFVHGATGPVTPEALASLRDIGPAPRPDRSRPLFAFSPDHRSVAFQLHRGDPRQNRYCIAIVVLPLTPGAKPKLLDVGEELIRDEPARYGWAAFPIGSAAPVTPRWAPDGRWVAYLKRVGGRTQIWRANIANGDVRQITDAPVDVDDFRISPDGRDIIFAARPGLDAMRAAIDQEGLSGWRYDERAFPVRGARPQTPNAERHYISVNLDSGLERPASPSEIIRFGSLSADKIAYSASPAGWNAYAEPANTSVYPPDYRVIAETPTGRRLPCPVDLCRIDRSVSFWWSGDGKRLRFTRKEGWANSLSAIYEWRPGSQAARRIYLTSDDLVECQPLDNDLLCLRERSREPRHFVMLEPDRNKERKIFDPNPEFSRLIMGKVERINWRNGFGVPFYGDLVYPVAFSAEHRYPLVIVQYRTKGFLRGGIGDEVPIQAFANRGYFVLVVDNLTYEDVVGRQESSEALTAAFNHDFAGRRNILSAIETAAQSLIDRGFIDPKRIGITGLSDGCTTVQFAAIHSPLFTAGSVSGCGWEPIQDAFLGPIVAQSYHDGGWPRLIDNRPHFWSQISLVEQAKSVKFPMLFQAADKEYLAMVASHTALTQAGIPSDLYIFPGEDHIKSQPAHRLAVYRRNLQWFDFWLAGRLPTDPRERDEAERWTEMKKNWEKKKR, encoded by the coding sequence ATGCGCCAATGCCTTAAGAGCGTGCGTCTGCTGGCGGCGCCGGTTTTGTGCGCCATCGGTCAACCGGCATTGGCTGAAGACGGGTGCGAAACGCTTCCAAAGACGGATTTCGTGCACGGTGCCACGGGTCCGGTCACCCCCGAGGCATTAGCCAGCCTGAGGGATATCGGGCCTGCGCCCCGCCCTGATCGCTCACGTCCGCTGTTCGCATTCTCTCCCGACCATCGTTCAGTCGCCTTTCAACTCCATCGGGGAGATCCGAGGCAGAACCGGTATTGCATTGCTATTGTAGTCCTTCCGCTCACGCCGGGCGCTAAGCCGAAACTGCTCGACGTTGGCGAAGAGCTAATCCGGGACGAGCCGGCAAGATATGGTTGGGCGGCATTTCCGATCGGCTCAGCCGCACCGGTGACCCCGCGCTGGGCTCCCGACGGACGGTGGGTTGCCTATCTCAAACGGGTGGGAGGCAGGACACAAATCTGGCGTGCTAACATCGCTAACGGAGATGTAAGGCAGATCACCGACGCACCCGTGGACGTCGATGATTTCCGGATATCGCCGGACGGGCGCGATATAATTTTCGCGGCGCGCCCCGGTCTTGACGCAATGCGCGCTGCTATCGATCAAGAGGGTCTCTCGGGGTGGCGATACGACGAAAGGGCATTCCCCGTCCGTGGAGCTCGGCCCCAAACACCTAACGCAGAGCGGCACTATATCAGTGTGAATCTGGATAGTGGTCTAGAGCGCCCCGCTTCTCCTTCGGAGATCATCCGCTTCGGGTCACTGTCTGCTGACAAAATTGCTTATTCAGCAAGCCCAGCTGGTTGGAATGCCTATGCCGAGCCGGCCAATACGTCGGTATATCCACCAGACTACCGCGTGATCGCAGAGACGCCCACAGGACGTCGCCTGCCATGCCCAGTAGACCTTTGCCGAATCGATAGGTCGGTTTCATTTTGGTGGTCTGGTGACGGCAAACGGCTTCGCTTCACGCGGAAGGAAGGCTGGGCGAATAGCCTGTCTGCGATTTATGAATGGCGTCCCGGTAGTCAGGCGGCCCGACGCATCTACCTCACGAGCGACGATCTGGTTGAATGCCAGCCGCTGGATAATGACCTCTTGTGCCTGCGCGAACGATCGCGAGAGCCAAGACATTTTGTGATGTTGGAACCGGATCGCAACAAAGAGCGGAAGATATTCGACCCCAATCCAGAATTTTCCCGGCTGATTATGGGCAAGGTTGAACGCATCAATTGGCGTAACGGCTTCGGCGTCCCGTTCTATGGGGATCTGGTTTACCCCGTCGCTTTCAGCGCCGAACATCGATATCCCCTTGTGATCGTTCAGTATCGGACGAAGGGGTTTCTTCGCGGTGGAATCGGAGACGAAGTTCCGATTCAGGCATTTGCCAATCGCGGGTATTTCGTACTGGTTGTCGACAACCTGACTTATGAGGATGTCGTCGGCAGACAGGAATCGTCGGAGGCTCTGACGGCGGCATTCAACCATGATTTTGCGGGGCGCCGGAACATACTCTCTGCGATCGAGACTGCCGCCCAGTCCTTGATCGATCGAGGCTTCATCGATCCGAAACGTATTGGAATCACCGGACTGAGCGATGGCTGCACAACGGTGCAGTTCGCCGCGATCCATAGCCCGCTTTTCACTGCGGGTTCTGTATCCGGCTGCGGGTGGGAACCGATCCAGGATGCGTTTCTTGGACCGATCGTCGCACAAAGCTATCATGACGGTGGATGGCCACGGCTCATCGACAATAGGCCTCACTTCTGGTCCCAGATATCGCTGGTAGAGCAAGCAAAGAGTGTGAAATTTCCTATGCTCTTCCAGGCCGCTGACAAAGAATATCTGGCCATGGTGGCGAGCCACACCGCGCTGACACAGGCCGGAATCCCGAGCGACCTGTATATTTTTCCTGGCGAGGATCACATCAAGTCGCAGCCAGCACATCGGTTGGCTGTGTACCGCCGAAACCTGCAATGGTTCGACTTCTGGCTCGCAGGTCGGCTTCCGACCGACCCGCGAGAGCGCGATGAAGCCGAGCGTTGGACGGAAATGAAGAAGAACTGGGAAAAAAAGAAGCGGTAG
- a CDS encoding RNA polymerase sigma factor, with protein MASSAKPARRYNTRRLSNHERLRARATWVAHKVIPHEPFVRAWLRGSRASPEEIDELIQDCYCRFAMLETVDHIERPDIYFFAMAKNLMVRMRRRAKVVPIDTVGSIHDTVIDDAPSPEATVSGLLAMDRLKGLLKELPERCRRIVEMRKFDGLSQREIAATLGVTESIVENDVQLGVRQLRAAWRREEELATDALKRFGKGSGRA; from the coding sequence ATGGCGTCATCTGCTAAGCCGGCCAGGAGATACAATACGAGAAGACTTTCAAACCATGAACGCTTGCGAGCGCGCGCAACGTGGGTAGCCCATAAAGTCATTCCCCATGAGCCGTTCGTGCGCGCATGGCTTAGGGGTTCGCGAGCGTCTCCCGAAGAGATCGATGAGCTGATACAGGACTGTTACTGCCGGTTTGCGATGCTCGAGACTGTCGATCATATCGAACGGCCCGACATATATTTCTTCGCAATGGCGAAAAATCTGATGGTTCGGATGCGGAGGAGAGCAAAGGTCGTCCCGATCGATACGGTCGGCTCAATTCACGACACCGTTATCGACGATGCGCCGTCGCCTGAGGCGACCGTCTCGGGCCTTTTGGCGATGGATCGGCTCAAGGGACTACTTAAAGAACTGCCCGAGCGCTGCCGTCGAATCGTGGAAATGAGAAAGTTCGACGGCCTGTCGCAACGCGAAATTGCAGCGACGCTCGGGGTGACCGAGTCGATCGTAGAGAATGACGTTCAGCTGGGTGTGCGCCAGCTTCGCGCTGCTTGGCGGCGCGAGGAGGAACTGGCCACTGATGCGCTAAAAAGATTTGGGAAAGGGAGCGGACGGGCATGA